In the Streptomyces sp. cg36 genome, one interval contains:
- a CDS encoding xanthine dehydrogenase family protein subunit M, with the protein MREFSYERAFDVPGALALLGAEADARFLGGGTNLVDLMKAGVERPALLVDVTRLPLDRIEEAADGALRIGATVTNSDLAAHPEVRRRYPALAQAVLAGASGQLRNMATVGGNLLQRTRCGYFTDLARPCNKRVPGSGCAAVEGEHHNHAVLGASAHCVAVHPSDLGVALAAFDAVVSYESADGPGELPFADFYLPVGDTPHQETALPPGALITGVTLPPAPLAAVSRYRKVRERASYAFAIGSVAAALDVRDGTVREVRLALGAVASRPWRARAAERALTGGPADAAAFGAAADAELAAAAPLPHNGYKVTLMRNLVVAVLSELAEEAGR; encoded by the coding sequence ATGAGGGAGTTCTCCTACGAGCGGGCCTTCGACGTGCCGGGCGCCCTCGCCCTGCTCGGCGCCGAGGCCGACGCCCGCTTCCTGGGCGGCGGCACCAACCTGGTCGACCTGATGAAGGCCGGGGTGGAGCGGCCCGCGCTCCTCGTCGACGTGACCCGGCTGCCCCTCGACCGGATCGAGGAGGCGGCGGACGGCGCACTGCGCATCGGCGCGACCGTCACCAACAGCGACCTGGCCGCCCACCCCGAGGTGCGCCGCCGCTACCCGGCGCTGGCGCAGGCCGTACTCGCCGGAGCCTCGGGCCAGTTGCGCAACATGGCCACCGTCGGCGGCAATCTGCTCCAGCGCACCCGCTGCGGCTACTTCACCGACCTCGCCCGCCCCTGCAACAAGCGCGTCCCCGGCAGCGGCTGCGCCGCCGTCGAGGGCGAGCACCACAACCACGCGGTCCTGGGCGCCTCCGCGCACTGCGTCGCCGTCCACCCCTCCGACCTGGGCGTGGCGCTCGCCGCGTTCGACGCGGTCGTCTCGTACGAGAGCGCCGACGGACCGGGCGAACTGCCCTTCGCGGACTTCTATCTGCCCGTCGGCGACACCCCGCACCAAGAGACGGCGCTGCCGCCCGGCGCGCTGATCACCGGCGTCACGCTGCCGCCCGCCCCGCTCGCCGCCGTCTCCCGCTACCGCAAGGTGCGCGAGCGCGCCTCGTACGCCTTCGCGATCGGCTCGGTCGCCGCCGCCCTGGACGTGCGCGACGGGACCGTGCGCGAGGTGCGGCTCGCCCTCGGGGCGGTCGCCTCCCGGCCGTGGCGGGCCCGCGCGGCCGAGCGCGCCCTGACCGGGGGCCCGGCGGACGCCGCCGCCTTCGGGGCCGCCGCCGACGCCGAACTGGCCGCCGCCGCACCCCTGCCCCACAACGGATACAAGGTGACGCTGATGCGCAATCTCGTCGTGGCCGTGCTGAGCGAACTCGCCGAGGAGGCCGGGCGATGA